In a genomic window of Rhododendron vialii isolate Sample 1 chromosome 12a, ASM3025357v1:
- the LOC131311230 gene encoding leucine-rich repeat protein 1-like, translated as MAIQILFHLSLLLLILLSPPPTTANLEGDALYALRRAVNDPHNVLQSWDPTLVDPCTWFHVTCDSDNRVTRLDLGNAKLYGKIVPELGKLERLQYLELYMNKLVGPIPNELGGLKNLVSLDLYHNNVTGSIPPSLSSLSNLRFLRLNGNRLTGRIPRELTKLGNLKILDVSNNDLCGTIPTSGSFSKFTEESFVNNPKLEGPELMGFVRYDAGGCN; from the exons ATGGCCATCCAGATTCTgtttcatctctctcttctcctcctaaTTCTACTATCACCACCACCCACAACTGCAAATCTAGAAG GGGATGCTCTGTATGCATTGAGGAGGGCTGTGAATGACCCACATAATGTGCTGCAGAGTTGGGATCCGACTTTGGTGGATCCATGTACTTGGTTCCACGTTACTTGTGATTCTGATAATCGGGTCACTCGCCt TGACCTTGGAAATGCAAAGCTCTATGGCAAAATCGTTCCAGAGTTAGGGAAGCTTGAACGTCTTCAGTATCT GGAACTGTACATGAACAAATTGGTGGGCCCAATCCCTAATGAACTTGGAGGATTGAAGAACCTTGTTAGCTTGGATCTTTACCACAATAACGTTACTGGGTCTATCCCTCCATCACTCTCAAGCCTCTCCAACCTCAGATTTCT GCGACTGAATGGTAACAGGCTGACAGGAAGAATCCCAAGGGAACTGACCAAGCTTGGAAACCTTAAGATCTT GGATGTGTCCAACAATGATCTGTGTGGGACCATTCCAACCTCAGGCTCGTTTTCTAAGTTCACAGAAGAAAG TTTCGTGAATAACCCGAAACTAGAAGGACCAGAACTAATGGGATTTGTGAGATACGACGCTGGAGGCTGCAACTGA
- the LOC131311224 gene encoding uncharacterized protein At2g33490 — MRNSLKKLRGGLGLIRHGDARDRRERRLQRSAAQLDDLARASQDMADMVDCYDSLFSSAAATMNSAYEFSESLGEMGSCLLEKTALNDDEESGEVLLKLGKLQFELQKLLDTYRAHMIRTISIPSESLLNELRTVEEMKRHCDEKRSVYEYVLQKYREKGRSKSSKGENYSSQDVKAAHDDFDQEATMFVFRLKSLKQGQSRSLLTQAARHHAAQLCFFKKAFKMLEAVEPHVQLVTERQHIDYQFSGLEDNDSDNDDSSDEDDDEDDRDYNVKDDGELSFDYGKNDKGQIVIATPRSSMEVDSVESVDLTFPQVATVDAAKESQVRNHGRDSFASIGELKASSQSAPLSAEKKFDPAERFRQLRPLSSRKYHSYVLPTPGEAKGPVSSGPDTQTPRTRYASLSGPLEQKKGEKMLGNEKLSGSTVSSQDSVLRESNNNRNSTVLPPPLTEELSSKKHDQSVTSDAKKIRRYAFSGPLTGKSWPNHLGLSASGPIASTGPPMLFSGPILRTPMPPPVSSPPKLSPNASPTFVSSPKISELHELPRPPANYKAPKFASGPLNRIGYSGPLVSNRQENPSANILVSSRASPLPTPPQTFPRSFSIPSRGQSGNISVSAPLGAPQPLKMAEEIESPTLTPISLSNSQPKSTNS, encoded by the exons ATGAGGAATTCATTGAAAAAACTGCGAGGAGGATTAGGGCTAATAAGGCATGGAGATGCCAGGGACAGGCGCGAACGTCGTCTTCAACGATCCGCCGCTCAATTGGACGACCTCGCCCGTGCTTCTCAG GACATGGCCGACATGGTAGATTGCTATGATAGCTTATTTTCTTCTGCAGCAGCAACAATGAACAGTGCATATG AATTCTCAGAGTCATTAGGGGAAATGGGTTCTTGTCTTCTTGAGAAGACTGCATTGAATGACGATGAAGAAAGTG GTGAAGTTTTGCTAAAGCTGGGAAAGCTCCAGTTTGAACTTCAAAAATTACTTGACACTTAT CGTGCTCATATGATCCGGACAATCTCGATCCCGTCGGAGTCCCTTCTTAATGAACTTCGAACTGTTGAG GAGATGAAGAGACACTGTGACGAGAAAAG AAGCGTATACGAATACGTGTTGCAAAAATACAGAGAAAAGGGGAGGTCGAAAAGCAGTAAAGGAGAAAATTACTCTTCTCAGGACGTTAAAGCAGCTCATGATGATTTTGATCAAGAGGCAACTATGTTTGTGTTCCGTTTGAAATCTCTAAAGCAAGGACAGTCGCGAAGTCTTCTTACGCAGGCAGCTCGGCACCATGCTGCTcag TTGTGCTTCTTCAAGAAGGCCTTCAAAATGCTTGAGGCAGTTGAGCCACATGTGCAATTGGTCACTGAACGACAACATATTGATTACCAGTTCAGCGGACTTGAAGATAATGATTCTGACAACGATGATAGTAGTGACGAGGATGATGATGAGGACGATCGTGACTACAATGTGAAAGATGATGGTGAATTGAGTTTTGACTACGGAAAAAATGACAAGGGGCAAATTGTTATTGCCACACCAAGAAGCTCAATGGAG GTGGACAGTGTGGAATCTGTGGACCTTACATTTCCACAAGTTGCTACGGTCGATGCAGCTAAG GAAAGTCAAGTAAGAAACCACGGAAGGGATTCTTTTGCCTCCATCGGGGAACTTAAGGCAAGCAGCCAATCAGCACCACTTTCTGCTGAGAAGAAATTTGATCCTGCTGAAAGGTTTAGACAACTACGCCCTTTATCCTCACGGAAGTACCACTCTTATGTACTTCCCACACCAGGTGAAGCAAAGGGTCCAGTTTCGTCTGGACCAGATACTCAAACTCCTCGAACAAGATATGCAAGTTTGAGCGGTCCTTTAGAACAGAAAAAAGGCGAAAAGATGTTGGGAAACGAGAAATTATCAGGATCTACTGTCTCAAGTCAAGATTCAGTACTTAGAGAGAGCAATAATAATAGGAATTCGACTGTCTTACCCCCTCCTTTGACTGAGGAGCTCTCATCAAAGAAGCATGATCAATCTGTCACTTCTGATGCTAAAAAAATCAGAAGATATGCTTTCTCTGGTCCATTGACTGGTAAGTCATGGCCAAACCATCTTGGTTTATCTGCTAGTGGACCTATCGCCTCAACTGGACCACCTATGTTATTTTCTGGACCTATCTTACGTACTCCAATGCCTCCACCAGTGTCATCACCTCCAAAACTCTCTCCAAATGCCTCCCCTACTTTCGTGTCATCACCTAAAATAAGTGAACTCCATGAGCTTCCTAGACCCCCAGCCAATTATAAAGCTCCCAAGTTTGCTTCAGGACCTTTGAATAGGATTGGTTATTCAGGCCCCTTGGTATCTAACCGTCAAGAAAATCCTTCTGCAAATATTTTGGTGTCCAGTAGGGCATCCCCACTGCCAACACCTCCTCAGACATTCCCACGTAGTTTTTCCATACCGTCCAGGGGGCAGAGTGGGAATATATCTGTGTCCGCACCATTGGGAGCACCACAACCTTTGAAGATGGCTGAAGAGATTGAATCGCCTACTCTGACACCAATTTCCTTATCAAACAGTCAACCTAAATCAACCAATTCATAA